Genomic segment of Hydractinia symbiolongicarpus strain clone_291-10 chromosome 5, HSymV2.1, whole genome shotgun sequence:
ttggctctaggttatcccgcgAGGCTTTTACCGTCGACTAGAATCAAACCTATGTGGGCCCGACCTATTTTGagtcagaaattttgaagtcagcccagtcttggctctaggttatcccgcgAGGCTTTTACCGTCGACAAGAATCAAACCTATGttggcctgacctatttttagtcagaaattttgaagccagccagtcttggctctaggttatcccgtgaGGCTTTCACCATACACTAGAGTCAACCTATCttggcctgacctatttttagtcagaaattttgaagccagccagtcttggctctaggttatcccgtgaGGCTTTCACCGTTGACTAGAATCAACCTATGTgggcctgacctatttttagtcagaaagttttaaacaaacctGTCAAAATTTGTAGCATGTTGGTATAAATATAAGTAAGGCATGCGGAAGATTCTTTCCGTTCTCAACATGGCTTGCAAGAGCTTGAGAGAGCGTGTGgagttagtttttgaaaacgaaaattttGATGAGCTACCTCAAATTTACGCcgaattaaataaaaagtttaaatgtaattctgttttgccatctactgacgtgttgcaaaaacaacttacttttggttttatccaaagaaATTGCCATGCAGAATACTACCTTCCTGCCTATGTGAAAGCAAAGAAGGATGGTTGCGCAATTACGTTGAAGTgagttgtttatgtttatcttttgttgtttctataaTAGCTATGCGTTTTTGTTACTATGACCACTAACTATGCAGCtgaatattgtcttaaaaaagattatgaataatctttgttgttttaaaatgtgcaaaggTCATCTCAAATATGTCTTGCTTGTTCAGTTTCTTTTGTTGATGCATTcttagtttatttatatattgagcAAGTTGAATTtcataaacaaacctttaatAGGCAGCAGTTTGGCAAAATGTGTAGTTAAAGTTTTAGAATAGCTAGCAATACCTATTTTTATTACAGGTCTCAGGTCAATGGAAATTGCCTGTACAGTTCTATGGCGTTGTGTTTGTTTGGGAAAAATGTGATGGTTGACGACTTACGAATTCTTGTGTCAGTGGAGCTAATGATGAATGCTAGCTTTTACTGTAAGCATCCTCTATTTTCTTCTATCCTTGCTCTTCCAGAAAGTCTCTTTAAATCTATGGAAGATATTCTCAATATGTCTGTCTGCAATTCTGCATTTAACACAgacaaaaaacaagaagactTAGTTAAGGAGGTAgccattttaaatttagtagATCGGAAATATTGTtcctttcttgctatgcttgctCTGTCATCTGTCACAAACAggaatatattttcttattaccCAGATTATGGATGCAAAAAAGCTCAAATGTTGTTTAACCAATTAATAGAGCCTAGACAACCAAGCTCTGCTTTTGCTattcacattttgttttgctatgAGGGCTTACTTCCATCCAGAGAAAATTTTGCACCTAATCATTTCGTTCCAATTATTTTTAAGCAGATACATAAACGCAAGTCAGGTTCAGCTGCGGACACAAAAGTTTTATCTCCTCCTGTGAAAAGGCAAACAAGGTTTTTTC
This window contains:
- the LOC130645597 gene encoding uncharacterized protein LOC130645597 → MRKILSVLNMACKSLRERVELVFENENFDELPQIYAELNKKFKCNSVLPSTDVLQKQLTFGFIQRNCHAEYYLPAYVKAKKDGCAITLKSQVNGNCLYSSMALCLFGKNVMVDDLRILVSVELMMNASFYCKHPLFSSILALPESLFKSMEDILNMSVCNSAFNTDKKQEDLVKEVAILNLVDRKYCSFLAMLALSSVTNRNIFSYYPDYGCKKAQMLFNQLIEPRQPSSAFAIHILFCYEGLLPSRENFAPNHFVPIIFKQIHKRKSGSAADTKVLSPPVKRQTRFFPDAQATGKLSLVKPVIKDKQFNFFPNKASFNNKLTEDYKDSNNNSTSVEDFNNNDKALNDISFATVLNFEHQYDVASFLSKVSGLNDKGVHNLITNVFVPDKSFIFPKKSGRSFRHEWLKTFLWLKYSPTLDGAFCLPCILFGHKVANKTSKLQKLLSQPFRHWPAAKNFFKQHETSKNGLHIQTSLSFILNIFLSLLSPPLPIFGDDKPD